A single genomic interval of Eleutherodactylus coqui strain aEleCoq1 chromosome 3, aEleCoq1.hap1, whole genome shotgun sequence harbors:
- the TTC39A gene encoding tetratricopeptide repeat protein 39A isoform X1: MARDTGGGQPDLDLKGSLSECMTALDMFLNNNFQEALTYLQDKTKASMYHILTYATILEMQAMMTFDPQDIMNAGSTMKEAQAVCQRFRKKSTVADSFNNLVHGQSLDQFTEEEIHAEVCYAECLLLRAALTFLQDENMVSFIKGGIKVRNSYQTYKELDTLQKCANYVKGESHCHFEGGVKLGVGAFNLTLSMLPTRILRLLEFVGFSGNKEYGLTQLKEGAADHSFRALLCTLLLLCYHTFLSFVLGTGKGNIEEAEKLLEPYLKRFPKGAIFLFFAGRIEEIKGNIDMAIQRFEECCEAQQNWKQFHHMCYWQLMWCFTYKQQWKMAYFYADLLSKESSWSKATYVYMKAAYLSMFKEEDTKPFGEDEVKLFRQVPSLKVKIAGKSLPTEKFAIRKCRRYQAQEPVPLPVPPLEMMYIWNGYAVIGKQSKLTEKMLLTLCEAEDNLKGLEGDAEKDFLMDDQCLVKLLKGLCFKYLNRIDEAQNCFIYISKNEKKIKYDGYLVPNAMLELALLYLQIGKRNEAIQLLDNAKHNYKNYSMESRTHFRIQDALLQAKPLPNGC; this comes from the exons GACTAAGGCCAGTATGTACCATATTCTTACGTATGCCACCATACTGGAGATGCAAGCCATGATGACATTTGACCCTCAGGACATAATGAATGCTGGGAGCACCATGAAAGAGGCTCAAGCAGTGTGTCAGAG GTTCAGGAAGAAATCTACAGTCGCAGACTCCTTCAATAATTTAGTCCATGGCCAAAGTCTTGATCAGTTCACAGAAG AGGAGATCCACGCGGAGGTGTGTTATGCTGAGTGTCTTCTTCTGAGGGCGGCGCTCACGTTCCTGCAG GATGAAAACATGGTCAGCTTCATCAAAGGTGGAATCAAGGTCAGAAACAGCTATCAGACGTACAA GGAGCTCGATACTCTGCAGAAATGTGCCAATTATGTGAAGGGAGAAAGTCACTGTCACTTTGAAGGTGGAGTGAAGTTGGGTGTTGGAGCATTTAATCTG ACGTTATCTATGTTGCCCACCAGGATACTACGACTTTTAGAATTTGTTGGATTCTCTGGTAACAAG GAATATGGCCTGACGCAGCTGAAGGAGGGGGCAGCCGACCACAGTTTTCGAGCCTTGCTGTGCACACTGCTCCTTCTGTGCTACCACACGTTCCTCAGCTTTGTGCTGG GCACGGGCAAAGGGAACATTGAAGAAGCGGAAAAATTACTAGAGCCATATTTAAAGCGCTTTCCCAAG GGGGCCATATTCCTGTTCTTTGCCGGGAGAATTGAAGAAATTAAAGGCAATATTGACATG GCTATCCAGAGATTTGAGGAATGCTGTGAAGCTCAACAGAACTGGAAGCAGTTCCATCATATGTGTTATTGGCAGCTAATGTGGTGCTTCACCTACAAGCAGCAGTGGAAGATGGCGTATTTTTATGCTGATCTCCTCAGCAAGGAGAGTTCGTGGTCAAAG GCTACATATGTGTACATGAAAGCTGCTTATCTTAGCATGTTTAAGGAAGAGGACACAAAGCCTTTTGGAGAGGATGAAGTGAAACTTTTTAG GCAGGTGCCAAGCTTAAAAGTGAAAATAGCCGGGAAATCTCTTCCAACGGAAAAATTTGCTATAAGAAAATGTCGGAGATATCAAGCTCAGGAGCCTGTGCCTTTACCTGTCCCCCCTTTG GAAATGATGTACATCTGGAACGGTTATGCTGTTATTGGAAAGCAGAGCAAACTTACAGAAAAGATGTTACTCACTTTGTGCGAAGCCGAGGACAACCTAAAAGGACTGGAAGGAGATGCAG AGAAGGATTTCCTGATGGACGATCAATGTCTGGTGAAACTACTAAAAGGCCTTTGCTTCAAGTATCTGAACAGGATTGACGAGGCCCAGAACTGCTTCATCTACATCTCTAAAAA TGAAAAGAAGATTAAATATGATGGATACCTAGTACCAAATGCGATGCTGGAGCTGGCTCTATTGTATCTTCAGATAGGGAAGAGGAACGAAGCCATTCAACTACTTGACAACGCAAA ACATAACTACAAGAATTATTCTATGGAGTCTCGGACGCATTTCAGAATTCAGGACGCTTTACTACAAGCTAAACCTCTTCCGAACGGCTGCTGA
- the TTC39A gene encoding tetratricopeptide repeat protein 39A isoform X2 translates to MARDTGGGQPDLDLKGSLSECMTALDMFLNNNFQEALTYLQDKTKASMYHILTYATILEMQAMMTFDPQDIMNAGSTMKEAQAVCQRFRKKSTVADSFNNLVHGQSLDQFTEEEIHAEVCYAECLLLRAALTFLQDENMVSFIKGGIKVRNSYQTYKELDTLQKCANYVKGESHCHFEGGVKLGVGAFNLTLSMLPTRILRLLEFVGFSGNKEYGLTQLKEGAADHSFRALLCTLLLLCYHTFLSFVLGTGKGNIEEAEKLLEPYLKRFPKGAIFLFFAGRIEEIKGNIDMAIQRFEECCEAQQNWKQFHHMCYWQLMWCFTYKQQWKMAYFYADLLSKESSWSKATYVYMKAAYLSMFKEEDTKPFGEDEVKLFRQVPSLKVKIAGKSLPTEKFAIRKCRRYQAQEPVPLPVPPLEMMYIWNGYAVIGKQSKLTEKMLLTLCEAEDNLKGLEGDAEKDFLMDDQCLVKLLKGLCFKYLNRIDEAQNCFIYISKKHNYKNYSMESRTHFRIQDALLQAKPLPNGC, encoded by the exons GACTAAGGCCAGTATGTACCATATTCTTACGTATGCCACCATACTGGAGATGCAAGCCATGATGACATTTGACCCTCAGGACATAATGAATGCTGGGAGCACCATGAAAGAGGCTCAAGCAGTGTGTCAGAG GTTCAGGAAGAAATCTACAGTCGCAGACTCCTTCAATAATTTAGTCCATGGCCAAAGTCTTGATCAGTTCACAGAAG AGGAGATCCACGCGGAGGTGTGTTATGCTGAGTGTCTTCTTCTGAGGGCGGCGCTCACGTTCCTGCAG GATGAAAACATGGTCAGCTTCATCAAAGGTGGAATCAAGGTCAGAAACAGCTATCAGACGTACAA GGAGCTCGATACTCTGCAGAAATGTGCCAATTATGTGAAGGGAGAAAGTCACTGTCACTTTGAAGGTGGAGTGAAGTTGGGTGTTGGAGCATTTAATCTG ACGTTATCTATGTTGCCCACCAGGATACTACGACTTTTAGAATTTGTTGGATTCTCTGGTAACAAG GAATATGGCCTGACGCAGCTGAAGGAGGGGGCAGCCGACCACAGTTTTCGAGCCTTGCTGTGCACACTGCTCCTTCTGTGCTACCACACGTTCCTCAGCTTTGTGCTGG GCACGGGCAAAGGGAACATTGAAGAAGCGGAAAAATTACTAGAGCCATATTTAAAGCGCTTTCCCAAG GGGGCCATATTCCTGTTCTTTGCCGGGAGAATTGAAGAAATTAAAGGCAATATTGACATG GCTATCCAGAGATTTGAGGAATGCTGTGAAGCTCAACAGAACTGGAAGCAGTTCCATCATATGTGTTATTGGCAGCTAATGTGGTGCTTCACCTACAAGCAGCAGTGGAAGATGGCGTATTTTTATGCTGATCTCCTCAGCAAGGAGAGTTCGTGGTCAAAG GCTACATATGTGTACATGAAAGCTGCTTATCTTAGCATGTTTAAGGAAGAGGACACAAAGCCTTTTGGAGAGGATGAAGTGAAACTTTTTAG GCAGGTGCCAAGCTTAAAAGTGAAAATAGCCGGGAAATCTCTTCCAACGGAAAAATTTGCTATAAGAAAATGTCGGAGATATCAAGCTCAGGAGCCTGTGCCTTTACCTGTCCCCCCTTTG GAAATGATGTACATCTGGAACGGTTATGCTGTTATTGGAAAGCAGAGCAAACTTACAGAAAAGATGTTACTCACTTTGTGCGAAGCCGAGGACAACCTAAAAGGACTGGAAGGAGATGCAG AGAAGGATTTCCTGATGGACGATCAATGTCTGGTGAAACTACTAAAAGGCCTTTGCTTCAAGTATCTGAACAGGATTGACGAGGCCCAGAACTGCTTCATCTACATCTCTAAAAA ACATAACTACAAGAATTATTCTATGGAGTCTCGGACGCATTTCAGAATTCAGGACGCTTTACTACAAGCTAAACCTCTTCCGAACGGCTGCTGA
- the TTC39A gene encoding tetratricopeptide repeat protein 39A isoform X3 gives MARDTGGGQPDLDLKGSLSECMTALDMFLNNNFQEALTYLQDKTKASMYHILTYATILEMQAMMTFDPQDIMNAGSTMKEAQAVCQRFRKKSTVADSFNNLVHGQSLDQFTEEEIHAEVCYAECLLLRAALTFLQDENMVSFIKGGIKVRNSYQTYKELDTLQKCANYVKGESHCHFEGGVKLGVGAFNLTLSMLPTRILRLLEFVGFSGNKEYGLTQLKEGAADHSFRALLCTLLLLCYHTFLSFVLGTGKGNIEEAEKLLEPYLKRFPKGAIFLFFAGRIEEIKGNIDMAIQRFEECCEAQQNWKQFHHMCYWQLMWCFTYKQQWKMAYFYADLLSKESSWSKATYVYMKAAYLSMFKEEDTKPFGEDEVKLFRQVPSLKVKIAGKSLPTEKFAIRKCRRYQAQEPVPLPVPPLEMMYIWNGYAVIGKQSKLTEKMLLTLCEAEDNLKGLEGDAGFPDGRSMSGETTKRPLLQVSEQD, from the exons GACTAAGGCCAGTATGTACCATATTCTTACGTATGCCACCATACTGGAGATGCAAGCCATGATGACATTTGACCCTCAGGACATAATGAATGCTGGGAGCACCATGAAAGAGGCTCAAGCAGTGTGTCAGAG GTTCAGGAAGAAATCTACAGTCGCAGACTCCTTCAATAATTTAGTCCATGGCCAAAGTCTTGATCAGTTCACAGAAG AGGAGATCCACGCGGAGGTGTGTTATGCTGAGTGTCTTCTTCTGAGGGCGGCGCTCACGTTCCTGCAG GATGAAAACATGGTCAGCTTCATCAAAGGTGGAATCAAGGTCAGAAACAGCTATCAGACGTACAA GGAGCTCGATACTCTGCAGAAATGTGCCAATTATGTGAAGGGAGAAAGTCACTGTCACTTTGAAGGTGGAGTGAAGTTGGGTGTTGGAGCATTTAATCTG ACGTTATCTATGTTGCCCACCAGGATACTACGACTTTTAGAATTTGTTGGATTCTCTGGTAACAAG GAATATGGCCTGACGCAGCTGAAGGAGGGGGCAGCCGACCACAGTTTTCGAGCCTTGCTGTGCACACTGCTCCTTCTGTGCTACCACACGTTCCTCAGCTTTGTGCTGG GCACGGGCAAAGGGAACATTGAAGAAGCGGAAAAATTACTAGAGCCATATTTAAAGCGCTTTCCCAAG GGGGCCATATTCCTGTTCTTTGCCGGGAGAATTGAAGAAATTAAAGGCAATATTGACATG GCTATCCAGAGATTTGAGGAATGCTGTGAAGCTCAACAGAACTGGAAGCAGTTCCATCATATGTGTTATTGGCAGCTAATGTGGTGCTTCACCTACAAGCAGCAGTGGAAGATGGCGTATTTTTATGCTGATCTCCTCAGCAAGGAGAGTTCGTGGTCAAAG GCTACATATGTGTACATGAAAGCTGCTTATCTTAGCATGTTTAAGGAAGAGGACACAAAGCCTTTTGGAGAGGATGAAGTGAAACTTTTTAG GCAGGTGCCAAGCTTAAAAGTGAAAATAGCCGGGAAATCTCTTCCAACGGAAAAATTTGCTATAAGAAAATGTCGGAGATATCAAGCTCAGGAGCCTGTGCCTTTACCTGTCCCCCCTTTG GAAATGATGTACATCTGGAACGGTTATGCTGTTATTGGAAAGCAGAGCAAACTTACAGAAAAGATGTTACTCACTTTGTGCGAAGCCGAGGACAACCTAAAAGGACTGGAAGGAGATGCAG GATTTCCTGATGGACGATCAATGTCTGGTGAAACTACTAAAAGGCCTTTGCTTCAAGTATCTGAACAGGATTGA